A region of Oxyura jamaicensis isolate SHBP4307 breed ruddy duck chromosome 5, BPBGC_Ojam_1.0, whole genome shotgun sequence DNA encodes the following proteins:
- the RIOX1 gene encoding ribosomal oxygenase 1, translated as MAAGGAEEQQQQQRRLGRLSALSVYRRAAGAERLERRRRGTTEKKPPGGPAASPGAPRVQAPLGSPEAKPPGGPAASPGAPRVQAPPGSTEEKPPGGPAANRGAPRVQAPPGSIEERPLGGPAASSGGGVPGLLRRLGRLEDSRRRAAELFRWLVAPVAPGEFAGRHWERAPLLVRRGDPGYYTGLFSTADFDAILRSGEVQFGTHLDVTSYAEGVRETHNPVGRALPAVVWDFYQNGCSLRLLNPQAFSATVWHLLSILQEYFGSMVGANTYLTPPGTQGFAPHYDDIEAFVLQLEGKKHWRVYSPRTDTEVLPQFSSANLTQAELGKPVLEVVLEAGDLLYFPRGFIHQGDCLPDAHSLHITVSSYQRNSWGDLLEKLLPAALQMALEEDVEYRQGLPMGYLGYMGVANSDAVDTRRTAFVEKLQRLMKKLVDYAPIDAAVDQRGKSFLHDCLPPVLTQSEKQLSVYGFPARWQDGSPLNVDILITKDTEVRLLRHGIIRLCNEEAGVMLYYTTENSRVYHKEDPKYLEIDPEYTDSIEFLLSSYPNHVTVDTLPCGTLEDKISLATLLFEKGILTTKKPLVQV; from the exons atggcggcgggcggcgcggaggagcagcagcagcagcagcggcggctGGGCCGGCTGTCGGCGCTCTCGGTGTACcgccgggcggcgggggccgaGCGGCTGGAGCGGCGCCGCCGCGGGAC CACTGAGAAGAAGCCACCGGGAGGCCCCGCGGCAAGCCCGGGCGCCCCGAGGGTCCAGGCTCCGCTTGGGAGCCCCGAAGCGAAGCCACCGGGAGGCCCCGCGGCGAGCCCGGGCGCCCCGAGGGTCCAGGCTCCTCCTGGGAGCACCGAAGAGAAGCCGCCAGGAGGCCCCGCGGCGAACCGGGGCGCCCCGAGGGTCCAGGCTCCTCCTGGGAGCATCGAAGAGAGGCCGCTGGGAGGCCCCGCGGCGAGCTCGGGCGGCGGCGTGCCGGGGCTGCTGCGGCGGCTGGGGCGGCTGGAGGAcagccggcggcgggcggcggagcTGTTCCGCTGGCTGGTGGCGCCCGTGGCGCCGGGGGAGTTCGCGGGGCGGCACTGGGAGCGGGCGCCGCTGCTGGTGCGGAGGGGAGACCCCGGCTACTACACGGGGCTGTTCTCCACGGCTGACTTCGACGCCATCCTGCGCAGCGGCGAGGTGCAGTTCGGGACCCACCTGGACGTGACCAGCTACGCCGAGGGTGTGCGGGAGACGCACAACCCCGTGGGCCGGGCCCTGCCCGCCGTCGTCTGGGACTTCTACCAGAACGGGTGTTCCCTGCGGCTCCTCAACCCCCAGGCCTTCTCTGCCACAGTCTGGCACTTGCTCTCCATCCTGCAGGAGTATTTCGGGAGCATGGTGGGGGCCAACACCTACCTCACACCACCAGGTACGCAGGGCTTTGCCCCCCACTACGATGACATCGAGGCCTtcgtgctgcagctggaggggaagAAGCACTGGCGTGTTTACAGCCCCCGGACAGACACCGAGGTGCTGCCCCAGTTCTCCAGTGCCAACCTGACGCAGGCTGAGCTCGGCAAGCCTGtgctggaggtggtgctggaggctggggaccTGCTCTACTTCCCTCGGGGCTTTATCCACCAGGGTGACTGTCTGCCTGATGCGCACTCGCTCCACATCACGGTGTCCTCCTACCAGAGGAATTCCTGGGGCGATCTCCTGGAGAAGCTCCTCCCGGCGGCCCTGCAGATGGCCCTGGAGGAGGATGTTGAGTACCGGCAAGGACTTCCCATGGGCTACTTGGGGTACATGGGGGTTGCCAACTCTGATGCAGTTGACACTCGCCGAACAGCCTTTGTGGAGAAGCTGCAGAGACTGATGAAGAAACTTGTTGACTATGCACCCATTGATGCTGCTGTGGATCAGAGAGGCAAGTCGTTTCTTCATGACTGTCTCCCCCCAGTGCTTACTCAAAGTGAAAAACAGCTAAGCGTGTATGGCTTTCCGGCCCGGTGGCAAGATGGAAGTCCCCTCAATGTTGACATACTAATAACAAAAGACACAGAAGTTCGTCTCCTCCGTCATGGCATCATTAGGTTATGCAATGAAGAAGCAGGTGTGATGCTGTACTACACAACAGAAAATTCAAGAGTGTATCATAAGGAAGACCCCAAGTACCTTGAGATAGATCCTGAGTATACAGACAGTAttgaatttcttctgtcttcctaTCCAAACCATGTAACTGTGGATACCCTCCCATGTGGAACCCTGGAGGACAAGATTTCTTTAGCCACACTCCTGTTTGAGAAGGGCATTCTGACTACTAAGAAACCACTGGTGCAAGTGTAA